The DNA segment GGCCGATGGGCGGTGCAGGGTTGGCCTGTCCGGCCTTGACCTGCAACTTGATGAACGCTTCAATTTTTTTAGCCATAACAGCAAGCGGTTCAAACGCCCCGAACGGGCTCCCGCGACTTAGGTATCTTGAAGACTGGAAAAAGGTGTGGGCGCGTACAATGCACGTGTGGCAGGGGTTGTTCCGATTTGGACCGGCAAAGCCGGAGGTTAACGGAAAATTCCCCTACTCCTCGTGTTCGACCTGCAGATAGTCCAGTTCGAGCGGGGTTTTACGACCAAAGATGGACACCATCACCTTCACCTTCATCTTGTCGGGATACACTTCCTCGACAAAACCGGTGAAGTTGTTAAACGGCCCGTCCACGACTTTGACCGCATCGCCGTTCTTGAAGGGAATTTCCGGCTGCTCTCCCATCTCCCTGGCTTCGTCCACTTTGCCGAGGATACGCTTCATCTCATCGGGGCGCAGCGCGGTAGGCTGGTCGCCGGTAGTAAGGAAGCCCACAACGGAGGGCACGTTGGCG comes from the Rhodothermales bacterium genome and includes:
- the nusG gene encoding transcription termination/antitermination protein NusG gives rise to the protein MATLKKDSIPKWYVLRTFSGHEKKVKQYLEKELALTGLTDRLTDIMIPTETVFEMRQGKKRTREKTFFPGYLLIHAVLDKELQHVIANVPSVVGFLTTGDQPTALRPDEMKRILGKVDEAREMGEQPEIPFKNGDAVKVVDGPFNNFTGFVEEVYPDKMKVKVMVSIFGRKTPLELDYLQVEHEE